The proteins below come from a single Streptomyces tubercidicus genomic window:
- a CDS encoding DeoR/GlpR family DNA-binding transcription regulator: protein MKRHERMNALLELLGDRGRVDVEEAATALEVSAATMRRDMDALAEQQLLTRTRGGAVLSSVAYDLPIRYKHAHRSEEKEAVAKAAAKLVERGDVVGLSGGTTTTAIARVLATRPDFAEAGPQPHLTIVTNSLNIANELAVRPQIKIVLTGGVAHSRSFELVGPFSELVLQQISIDIAFIGANGMDPRMGATVHDEAEARVNRLMAERARRAVVVADSSKIGERCFARVGDADVFDTFITDNGAKESTRREFAERGLKVVTARLSVGE, encoded by the coding sequence ATGAAGCGCCATGAACGGATGAACGCACTGCTTGAGCTGCTCGGGGACCGAGGCCGGGTGGATGTCGAGGAGGCCGCGACCGCGCTGGAGGTTTCGGCCGCCACGATGCGGCGCGACATGGACGCCCTGGCCGAGCAGCAACTGCTGACCCGCACCCGGGGCGGGGCGGTGCTCAGTTCGGTGGCGTACGACCTGCCGATCCGCTACAAGCACGCGCACCGGTCGGAGGAGAAGGAGGCGGTGGCGAAAGCCGCCGCGAAGCTGGTCGAGCGGGGTGATGTGGTCGGGCTGAGCGGTGGCACGACGACCACGGCGATCGCCCGGGTGCTCGCCACCCGTCCGGACTTCGCGGAGGCCGGACCGCAACCGCATCTGACGATCGTCACCAACTCCCTCAACATCGCCAACGAGCTGGCCGTGCGGCCGCAGATCAAGATCGTGCTCACTGGTGGGGTGGCGCACTCCCGGTCGTTCGAACTGGTCGGTCCTTTCAGTGAGTTGGTGCTGCAGCAGATCTCCATCGACATTGCGTTCATCGGGGCCAACGGCATGGACCCGAGGATGGGGGCGACGGTGCACGACGAGGCGGAGGCCCGGGTCAACCGCCTCATGGCCGAGCGTGCCCGGCGTGCCGTGGTCGTCGCGGACTCGTCCAAGATCGGTGAGCGCTGCTTCGCCCGGGTCGGCGACGCGGATGTCTTTGACACATTCATCACGGATAACGGAGCGAAGGAGTCGACCCGTCGTGAGTTCGCGGAGCGGGGGCTGAAGGTGGTGACGGCACGCCTGTCTGTTGGTGAGTGA
- a CDS encoding SDR family oxidoreductase yields the protein MPTPAKPTPVPAPRTYLVTGAASGIGKATVAHLRAHGHTVIGADLQGTDITADLATPDGRKQLVDHARELTGGRLDAVIASAGLAQFVPRTVHVNYFGVVATLEGLRPLLAAGTNPRAVLLSSVASIHPADQTIVDAALAGDEEAAVTAAQAAVDRGEGYAIYGASKQAIARWLRRTAISDDWAATGIPLNAVAPGTTVTPMTEPMLADAEVRKAVDAGIPMPLRGHARPEQVAPLLAWLTSPENTHVTGQVIFLDGGADAVLRGDNVW from the coding sequence ATGCCCACCCCGGCCAAGCCCACCCCGGTGCCCGCGCCCCGTACGTACCTCGTTACCGGAGCCGCCTCCGGCATAGGCAAGGCCACCGTGGCCCACCTCCGCGCACACGGCCACACCGTGATAGGGGCCGACCTCCAAGGCACCGACATCACCGCAGACCTCGCCACCCCCGACGGCCGCAAACAACTGGTGGACCACGCCCGCGAGTTGACCGGCGGCCGACTCGATGCCGTGATCGCCTCCGCCGGCCTCGCCCAGTTCGTTCCACGCACCGTCCACGTCAACTACTTCGGCGTCGTCGCCACCCTCGAAGGGCTGCGTCCGTTGCTCGCCGCCGGTACAAACCCGCGCGCCGTCCTGCTCTCGTCCGTCGCCTCGATCCACCCGGCCGACCAGACCATCGTCGACGCGGCGCTTGCAGGCGACGAGGAAGCAGCCGTCACCGCCGCCCAGGCCGCCGTCGACCGGGGCGAGGGCTACGCAATCTACGGCGCTTCCAAACAGGCGATCGCCCGCTGGCTCCGCCGTACGGCAATCTCCGACGACTGGGCCGCCACCGGCATCCCCCTCAACGCCGTCGCCCCCGGCACGACCGTGACCCCCATGACCGAGCCCATGCTGGCCGACGCCGAAGTGCGCAAGGCCGTCGACGCAGGCATCCCCATGCCGCTGCGCGGCCACGCCCGTCCCGAACAGGTCGCCCCACTGCTCGCCTGGCTGACCTCCCCGGAGAACACCCACGTCACCGGCCAGGTCATCTTCCTCGACGGCGGCGCCGACGCCGTCCTCCGAGGAGACAACGTCTGGTAA
- a CDS encoding TetR/AcrR family transcriptional regulator translates to MTAARGRPSLTERRRQETRLEIAETAATLFSEQGYEETTVEDIASGAGISLRTFYRYCAAKEDALTPVMTSSVGVLVEELAGRPVDEPLSSAVQASFTSSASARRLADPDQVRRLIRVMGTVPAIRMRWLAAGREMQDQLVPVLAARKEAPEDSMEVRLLACALLDAISVAMEHWAWQDEPEDMAELTHRALRYLRIDEL, encoded by the coding sequence ATGACGGCAGCGCGAGGCAGACCATCGTTGACCGAGCGGCGGCGGCAGGAGACCCGGCTGGAGATCGCCGAGACTGCGGCGACGCTGTTTTCGGAGCAGGGGTATGAGGAGACGACGGTCGAGGACATCGCGTCGGGGGCCGGTATCTCGTTGCGCACCTTCTACCGCTACTGCGCGGCGAAGGAGGATGCGCTGACGCCCGTCATGACATCCAGCGTCGGCGTGCTCGTCGAGGAGCTGGCCGGGCGCCCCGTCGATGAACCGCTGAGCAGCGCGGTGCAGGCGTCGTTCACCTCGTCGGCCTCGGCCCGGCGGCTCGCGGACCCTGACCAGGTCCGCCGACTGATCCGGGTCATGGGTACCGTCCCGGCCATTCGGATGCGGTGGCTCGCGGCGGGCCGGGAGATGCAGGACCAGTTGGTGCCGGTGCTCGCGGCGCGCAAGGAGGCGCCGGAGGACAGCATGGAGGTACGGCTGCTGGCCTGCGCGTTGCTCGATGCGATCAGCGTTGCCATGGAGCACTGGGCCTGGCAGGACGAACCGGAGGACATGGCGGAGCTGACCCACCGGGCACTGCGTTATCTGCGCATCGACGAGTTGTAG
- a CDS encoding TetR/AcrR family transcriptional regulator, translating into MPAAKKKTTTASASPERRRELLTIAAEVFAAHGYNATTVRRIADEAGMLAGSLYYHFDSKESMLDEILSSFLTELWDGYDAVLAAGLGPRETIEALVTESFREIDRHRAAVAIYQKESKHLAAQPRFGYLADSQQKFKTAWLGTLQRGVADGVFRADLDIRLTYRFVRDTVWVAASWYRPGGQHTPEEIARQYLSMVLDGIAVRP; encoded by the coding sequence GTGCCAGCCGCCAAAAAGAAGACGACGACCGCGAGCGCCTCGCCCGAGCGTCGCCGCGAACTGCTCACCATCGCGGCGGAGGTCTTCGCCGCACACGGCTACAACGCCACCACCGTCCGCCGTATCGCGGACGAAGCCGGCATGCTCGCGGGCAGCCTCTACTACCACTTCGATTCGAAGGAATCGATGCTGGACGAGATCCTGTCCAGCTTCCTGACCGAGCTGTGGGACGGCTACGACGCCGTACTCGCCGCCGGCCTCGGCCCCAGGGAAACCATCGAGGCCCTGGTCACCGAGTCCTTCCGGGAAATCGACCGGCACCGCGCGGCCGTCGCCATCTACCAGAAGGAGTCCAAGCACCTCGCCGCTCAGCCCCGCTTCGGCTATCTCGCCGACTCCCAGCAGAAATTCAAGACGGCCTGGCTGGGCACCCTGCAGCGCGGCGTGGCCGACGGGGTGTTCCGCGCGGACCTCGACATCCGGCTCACCTACCGCTTCGTCCGCGACACCGTCTGGGTAGCGGCGAGCTGGTACCGACCGGGCGGGCAGCACACCCCCGAGGAAATCGCCCGCCAATACCTCTCAATGGTCCTGGACGGCATCGCCGTACGCCCCTGA
- a CDS encoding FUSC family protein, which yields MGKHAKPSRKSANQAPGRVVRARPLAVRSAVRLRRPVDIWHKPALSALVALAVPDLALYGLGRLDLILYTSAGAMCALYAHGLPYAARARTLPWVVAGMVASLGVALTAASLIASTALLVVCASLVAAVHKVVCDATRIGPPGNVILTFIAASAFFVPQRLGQVPLHLSLALGTGALAWLVCMAPALVRPRGPERIVVARALEAAAGLLRTEAGTGGGAPVGVAHARHAAAAAVNAAWHTLFLVPARTAAASAARAGLERLLVRAESALGGTGNAALDGVAAEPAPYEARLAEAEAEAEVEVGPGAGAEAEPGAEVEPGAEADRLVGWARELRSGRPLPKVTLSRAQADELAGVAAELAGIAAKPTGIAAETASVTEKSAGVAAEAPAPRRPAPGRPGGVRAVLTRLAPGSPLLPIGARVAVGCVLAGWASMGVGVGHPYWAVVSAASIYQANTTLSWQRALQRTLGNLLGLLLYTALLPLVHLGPLAMIALALACQFGAEAGITRNYWLGSVCVTPMALLLTEFGSRVPATTLIADRWLDTVVGVAVGLACCVLVTNRRAADRIEAVLGRVAAAEAFASRLLAEAPAAGVDEAREIGWARDRLAGCLVELREAVEVSAGEWWQRGLPEERIAHAEQRGHQALAGLVRRLSTPALAA from the coding sequence ATGGGGAAACACGCCAAACCCTCCAGAAAGAGCGCGAACCAGGCTCCTGGCCGCGTAGTGCGAGCTCGTCCCCTGGCCGTCAGGAGTGCCGTGCGGCTGCGTCGGCCCGTCGATATCTGGCATAAACCGGCGCTCAGCGCGCTGGTGGCTCTGGCGGTGCCCGACCTTGCGCTGTACGGGCTGGGGCGGCTGGATTTGATCCTTTACACCTCGGCCGGGGCGATGTGTGCCCTGTACGCGCACGGTCTGCCGTATGCGGCGCGCGCCCGCACGCTGCCGTGGGTGGTGGCCGGCATGGTGGCGAGCCTCGGTGTCGCGTTGACCGCCGCGTCGCTGATCGCCTCGACCGCGCTGCTGGTCGTGTGTGCCTCGCTGGTTGCGGCGGTCCACAAGGTGGTCTGTGACGCGACGCGTATCGGCCCGCCGGGCAACGTCATCCTGACCTTTATCGCCGCGTCGGCGTTCTTCGTGCCGCAGCGGCTCGGGCAGGTGCCCCTGCACCTATCGCTGGCGCTCGGCACCGGGGCCCTCGCCTGGCTGGTCTGTATGGCTCCGGCGCTGGTACGGCCGCGGGGGCCGGAGCGGATCGTTGTCGCCCGCGCGTTGGAGGCCGCCGCGGGGCTGCTGCGTACGGAGGCGGGTACCGGCGGCGGCGCACCGGTCGGGGTGGCGCATGCCCGCCATGCCGCCGCGGCCGCGGTGAACGCCGCCTGGCACACGCTGTTCCTGGTCCCGGCCCGCACCGCGGCGGCGTCCGCGGCACGTGCCGGGCTCGAACGGCTGCTGGTGCGCGCCGAGTCGGCGTTGGGGGGTACGGGGAACGCCGCCCTCGACGGGGTGGCCGCCGAGCCCGCACCGTACGAAGCCCGGCTCGCCGAAGCCGAAGCCGAAGCCGAAGTCGAAGTCGGACCCGGGGCCGGAGCCGAAGCCGAGCCCGGAGCCGAAGTCGAGCCCGGCGCCGAGGCCGACCGGCTCGTCGGCTGGGCGCGGGAACTGCGCAGCGGGCGGCCGCTGCCGAAGGTGACACTCTCCAGAGCACAGGCCGACGAGCTCGCGGGCGTCGCAGCGGAGCTGGCGGGCATCGCAGCAAAGCCGACCGGCATCGCAGCGGAGACGGCAAGCGTCACCGAGAAGTCGGCAGGCGTCGCCGCGGAGGCACCAGCACCGCGGCGGCCCGCGCCCGGTCGTCCGGGCGGGGTGCGGGCGGTGCTCACCCGGCTGGCGCCCGGATCGCCGCTGCTGCCTATTGGCGCGCGGGTTGCCGTGGGGTGTGTGCTGGCGGGCTGGGCGTCGATGGGCGTCGGGGTCGGGCATCCGTATTGGGCCGTGGTCTCGGCGGCGTCCATCTACCAGGCCAATACGACGCTCTCCTGGCAGCGGGCACTGCAACGCACCCTCGGCAATCTGCTCGGGCTGCTCCTCTACACCGCGCTGCTGCCGCTGGTGCACCTCGGACCACTCGCCATGATCGCGCTCGCGCTGGCCTGCCAGTTCGGCGCGGAGGCCGGTATCACGCGTAACTACTGGCTTGGTTCGGTGTGTGTCACCCCGATGGCACTGCTGCTGACCGAATTCGGTAGCCGCGTGCCGGCGACGACACTGATCGCCGACCGCTGGCTCGACACCGTGGTGGGCGTGGCGGTGGGCCTGGCCTGCTGTGTCCTGGTCACCAACCGGCGTGCGGCGGACCGTATCGAGGCCGTATTGGGGCGGGTCGCGGCTGCGGAGGCCTTCGCGTCCCGGCTGCTCGCGGAGGCACCGGCGGCCGGTGTTGACGAGGCCCGGGAAATCGGCTGGGCCCGCGACCGGCTGGCGGGGTGTCTGGTCGAGCTGCGGGAGGCCGTGGAGGTCTCGGCCGGTGAGTGGTGGCAGCGCGGCCTTCCGGAGGAGCGGATCGCCCACGCCGAACAGCGGGGTCATCAGGCGCTGGCGGGTCTCGTCCGGCGGCTCTCGACACCGGCACTGGCCGCCTGA
- a CDS encoding MarR family winged helix-turn-helix transcriptional regulator → MTEDIVAGVLRQWQQVHPGLDTGPMAVIGRLNRCSALLQQAADAPLRRAGLTRPEFDILGTLRRMDRELTPGRVARETFASGAAVTKRVRQLEERGLIARRPDDRDRRVSHLSLTDEGRETIDRLLPEQLRYEASLLDGIGEQRQEELSTGLSELLVILEGRLGSLLD, encoded by the coding sequence GTGACCGAGGACATCGTCGCGGGGGTGCTGCGCCAGTGGCAGCAGGTGCACCCCGGGCTGGACACCGGCCCGATGGCGGTGATCGGGCGGCTCAACCGGTGTTCCGCGCTGCTTCAGCAGGCGGCGGACGCGCCGCTGCGGAGGGCCGGGCTCACCCGGCCCGAGTTCGACATCCTCGGCACCTTGCGCCGGATGGACCGCGAACTGACCCCCGGGCGGGTGGCCCGCGAGACCTTCGCCTCCGGTGCGGCGGTCACCAAACGCGTACGGCAGTTGGAGGAGCGCGGGCTGATCGCCCGCCGCCCGGACGACCGGGACCGCCGGGTCAGCCATCTCTCGCTCACCGACGAGGGGCGCGAAACCATTGACCGGCTGCTGCCCGAACAGCTGCGGTACGAGGCGTCGTTGCTCGACGGCATCGGCGAGCAGCGGCAGGAGGAACTCTCCACGGGGCTGAGCGAGTTGCTGGTGATTTTGGAAGGTCGGCTCGGCAGCCTGCTGGACTGA
- a CDS encoding WD40/YVTN/BNR-like repeat-containing protein — MGSNWGTGREGGRWTVWGTGRGAGRGTGLGLRPRGAGRRVVLTAGVAALATLAAGPVAMARPANAPTDATASPTSSESTHTPAHTPARDPLSAASLTTPHAGWRLKDSGSTARFRGLAAVSRTIAWVAGTAGTVLRTHDGGRHWSNISPPGAGALEFRDIEAFDARRAVVLAIGEGAASRVFRTDDAGATWTESFRNPDPQAFYDCLTFFDRRHGIALSDPVDGKYRILSTGDGGRSWRVLPSAGMPPAQQGEAAFAASGQCLVSSGSRDAWIATGGAATSRVLHTTDRGRTWSVADTPLPAGDPARGVFALAVRDRGHALAVGGDYRPGRPSPHAAAVSDDAGTTWTPAAEPPTAYRSGAAWFPHSRRLALAVGPTGSDLTFDGGRTWHTFDNGSYDTVDCAPDLGCWAAGEQGRIARLEP, encoded by the coding sequence ATGGGGTCGAATTGGGGGACGGGGCGTGAGGGCGGCCGGTGGACGGTCTGGGGGACGGGGCGTGGCGCGGGCCGCGGGACGGGCCTGGGGCTGCGGCCGCGCGGCGCCGGGCGCCGGGTGGTCCTCACGGCCGGTGTGGCGGCCCTCGCCACGCTCGCGGCCGGCCCCGTAGCCATGGCCCGGCCGGCGAACGCGCCCACGGACGCGACCGCTTCCCCGACCTCCTCCGAGTCGACGCACACCCCGGCGCACACCCCGGCCCGTGATCCGCTGTCGGCGGCCTCGCTCACCACCCCGCACGCCGGCTGGCGGCTCAAGGACAGCGGCAGCACCGCCCGCTTCCGCGGCCTGGCCGCCGTCAGCCGTACAATCGCCTGGGTCGCCGGCACGGCCGGAACCGTGCTGCGCACCCACGACGGCGGCAGGCACTGGAGCAACATCTCCCCACCCGGCGCCGGGGCGCTGGAGTTCCGCGACATCGAGGCGTTCGACGCGCGCCGCGCGGTCGTCCTCGCGATCGGGGAGGGGGCGGCCTCGCGCGTCTTCCGTACCGATGACGCGGGCGCCACCTGGACCGAAAGCTTCCGCAACCCCGACCCGCAAGCCTTCTACGACTGCCTGACCTTCTTCGACCGGCGGCACGGCATCGCGCTCAGCGACCCCGTAGACGGCAAGTACCGCATCCTGTCCACCGGGGACGGCGGCCGCAGTTGGCGGGTACTGCCGTCGGCCGGCATGCCACCGGCCCAGCAGGGCGAGGCCGCGTTCGCCGCCAGTGGCCAGTGCCTGGTCTCCTCCGGCAGCCGGGACGCCTGGATCGCGACCGGCGGCGCGGCCACCTCCCGCGTCCTGCACACCACCGACCGCGGCCGTACCTGGTCGGTCGCCGACACCCCGCTGCCCGCGGGCGACCCCGCGCGCGGCGTCTTCGCGCTCGCCGTCCGCGACCGCGGCCACGCCCTCGCGGTCGGCGGCGACTACCGCCCCGGCCGGCCCTCACCCCACGCCGCCGCGGTCAGCGACGACGCCGGTACCACCTGGACACCGGCCGCCGAACCCCCGACGGCGTACCGCTCCGGCGCCGCCTGGTTCCCGCACTCCCGCCGCCTCGCCCTGGCAGTCGGTCCGACGGGCAGTGATTTGACCTTCGACGGCGGCCGCACCTGGCACACCTTCGACAACGGCTCGTACGACACCGTCGACTGCGCCCCCGACCTGGGCTGCTGGGCCGCGGGCGAACAGGGGCGGATCGCACGACTGGAGCCGTGA
- a CDS encoding SsgA family sporulation/cell division regulator — translation MSSVIDQAVQARLIAIAPRSQVIPASLRYDRADPFAVRLVFPPAASLDGAEVTWTFGRELLEEGLRRPAGAGDVQIWPYDADAVVVEFHAAGGMAVVQFETQELSTFLTRTYELVAQGDEARHLDVEADLAALLREA, via the coding sequence ATGTCCAGCGTCATCGATCAAGCCGTTCAGGCCCGCCTCATCGCGATCGCTCCCCGGTCGCAGGTCATTCCGGCGAGCCTGCGTTACGACCGCGCCGACCCCTTCGCGGTGCGGCTGGTCTTTCCGCCGGCCGCTTCGCTGGACGGCGCCGAGGTGACCTGGACGTTCGGGCGCGAACTGCTGGAGGAGGGCCTGCGCCGGCCCGCCGGGGCGGGCGACGTACAGATCTGGCCGTACGACGCCGATGCCGTGGTGGTGGAGTTCCACGCCGCCGGTGGCATGGCGGTGGTGCAGTTCGAGACGCAGGAGCTGAGCACCTTCCTGACCCGGACGTACGAGCTCGTCGCCCAGGGCGATGAGGCGCGCCATCTGGACGTCGAGGCCGATCTGGCCGCCCTGTTGCGCGAGGCGTAA
- a CDS encoding TetR/AcrR family transcriptional regulator, whose protein sequence is MPKKVDHEARRQEISEALWRIAGSRGLDGTSLRDVAAEAGISLGRLQHYFRTRDEMLLFALQHINRLAGERIRERIEGLAKDPTPYEVLRACLSGMLPLDDKSRIGLLVSAAYYARAVHDEELRAEARNGIPRLRAFFAEQLRLAAERGELPPERATEDEAMLLISLTEGLATYVLLEVHSPETALRLLDQYLANLFGAGQAGPAGVERTVAAGAE, encoded by the coding sequence GTGCCCAAGAAGGTGGACCACGAAGCCAGGCGCCAGGAGATCTCCGAGGCGCTGTGGCGGATCGCCGGCAGCCGTGGCCTGGACGGAACGAGCCTGCGCGATGTCGCCGCGGAGGCCGGTATCTCGCTCGGCCGGCTCCAGCACTACTTCCGCACCAGGGACGAGATGCTGCTCTTCGCCCTCCAGCACATCAACCGGCTGGCCGGGGAACGGATCCGGGAGCGCATCGAGGGACTGGCCAAGGATCCGACGCCCTATGAGGTGCTGCGGGCCTGTCTGTCGGGCATGCTGCCGCTGGACGACAAGAGCCGCATCGGACTGCTGGTCAGCGCCGCCTACTATGCCCGCGCGGTCCATGACGAGGAGTTGCGCGCCGAGGCCAGGAACGGCATCCCCCGGCTCCGCGCCTTCTTCGCCGAGCAGCTGCGGCTGGCGGCGGAACGCGGCGAACTGCCGCCGGAGCGCGCCACCGAGGACGAGGCGATGCTGCTGATCAGCCTGACCGAGGGGCTCGCCACCTACGTCCTGCTGGAGGTGCACAGCCCCGAGACCGCGCTACGACTGCTGGATCAGTATCTGGCGAATCTCTTCGGGGCGGGGCAGGCGGGGCCCGCCGGGGTGGAGCGGACGGTGGCCGCGGGGGCCGAGTGA
- a CDS encoding PH domain-containing protein: protein MPESAAPLLRPPRHRVDPRARRWWTLQALLTLSGPMLLTAITLAVLSLLFFPGALPWLGPLLLVVLVLPALGYLLVMPRWRYAVHAWELGGRAVYAAGGWFWQKRRIAPLSRVQTVDTARGPLQRRFGLATVTVTTASTAGDIKIAGLSDADAEELSRLIGEAAQDVPGDAA from the coding sequence ATGCCCGAGTCCGCCGCCCCGCTGCTGCGACCACCCCGCCACCGCGTCGATCCCCGGGCCCGCCGCTGGTGGACGCTCCAGGCGCTGCTCACTCTCAGCGGCCCGATGCTGCTGACCGCGATCACTCTCGCGGTGCTGTCCCTGCTCTTCTTCCCGGGCGCGCTGCCCTGGCTGGGCCCGTTGCTGCTGGTCGTGCTGGTGCTGCCGGCCCTCGGCTATCTCCTGGTGATGCCGCGGTGGCGGTACGCGGTGCACGCCTGGGAGCTGGGCGGCCGGGCGGTCTACGCGGCGGGCGGCTGGTTCTGGCAGAAGCGGCGGATCGCACCGCTGAGCCGGGTGCAGACGGTGGACACCGCGCGCGGGCCGCTCCAGCGGCGGTTCGGGCTGGCCACGGTGACCGTCACCACCGCCTCGACCGCGGGTGACATCAAGATCGCCGGGCTGTCCGACGCGGACGCCGAGGAGCTGTCCCGGCTGATCGGGGAGGCCGCGCAGGACGTGCCGGGTGATGCCGCATGA
- a CDS encoding PH domain-containing protein translates to MSTPQEHGAAGVPPGAPAGSGPVASSDTPSDDASFEAAPWRRLDPRTLLVHCGWMAAPFGSLALTALATGGRISVEAWITLAALTASFAVLTTLGLIRWARTDFRITVPRPGSGPGGASPTFDVRSGLLTRRLRSVPLHRIRTVDLTATPIHRVLGVTVLRAGTAGSGDGSSELSLEALAVPEAERLRAELLAYADAEAVANDPVVARISWRWLRYAPLTFWVIGGVFVVAGGAYRALDGIGIEPWKIGLVQQAFTEFGASALWLTIPAALLAILALGSVGAVVLYVENWWSYCLEWTDSRTLRVRRGLLTTRAVTIERVRLRGVVLREPLLLRAGGGALVRAVAGGLGNREENRKRSGLLPPAPRAEALRVAGGALRSPFPGSAAPAELTPHPRVALRRRRVRGLLFVVLPGTAVLAGLGAAFTPVLLHCAWIYALVATALTLWLARDAYRNLGHGLDGPYLVARSGTFSRDTVALQREAIAAWTFSTSPFTRRAGLVTLTAAVAAGEDGYRIPDLPAADAPALASTAAPGILDEFLVYPGAEALPGQRLP, encoded by the coding sequence ATGAGCACCCCACAGGAGCACGGCGCGGCCGGCGTACCACCCGGAGCGCCCGCCGGATCCGGGCCCGTCGCCTCATCTGACACTCCCTCTGATGACGCCTCCTTCGAGGCGGCCCCGTGGCGGCGGCTGGATCCGCGCACCCTTCTGGTGCACTGCGGCTGGATGGCGGCGCCGTTCGGTTCGCTGGCGCTGACGGCGCTGGCCACCGGGGGCCGGATCAGCGTCGAGGCCTGGATCACGCTCGCCGCCCTCACCGCCTCGTTCGCCGTCCTCACCACGCTCGGCCTCATCCGGTGGGCGCGTACGGACTTCCGTATCACCGTGCCCCGGCCCGGCAGCGGACCGGGCGGCGCCTCCCCCACCTTCGATGTGCGGAGCGGGCTGCTGACCCGGCGGCTGCGCAGTGTGCCGCTGCACCGGATCCGTACCGTCGATCTGACCGCGACACCGATCCACCGGGTGCTGGGCGTCACCGTATTGCGGGCCGGTACGGCGGGCTCGGGCGACGGCAGCAGTGAACTCTCCCTGGAGGCGCTCGCGGTCCCCGAAGCGGAGCGGCTGCGCGCGGAGCTGCTCGCCTACGCCGATGCCGAGGCGGTCGCGAACGACCCGGTGGTGGCCCGGATCAGCTGGCGCTGGCTGCGCTATGCGCCGCTCACCTTCTGGGTCATCGGCGGGGTGTTCGTGGTGGCCGGAGGGGCCTACCGGGCCCTGGACGGCATCGGCATCGAGCCCTGGAAAATCGGCCTCGTCCAGCAGGCGTTCACCGAATTCGGTGCCAGTGCGCTCTGGCTGACGATCCCGGCGGCGCTGCTCGCCATCCTCGCGCTCGGTTCGGTCGGCGCGGTCGTCCTGTACGTCGAGAACTGGTGGAGCTACTGCCTGGAGTGGACCGACTCGCGCACGCTGCGGGTGCGGCGCGGGCTGCTCACCACCCGTGCGGTCACCATCGAACGGGTCCGGTTGCGCGGGGTGGTGCTGCGCGAACCGCTGCTGCTGCGGGCCGGCGGCGGGGCGCTGGTGCGTGCGGTGGCGGGTGGTCTGGGTAACCGCGAGGAGAACCGCAAGCGCAGCGGGCTGCTGCCGCCGGCGCCCCGCGCGGAGGCACTGCGGGTGGCGGGCGGCGCACTGCGCTCGCCCTTCCCGGGAAGCGCGGCACCGGCGGAACTGACCCCGCACCCCCGGGTCGCCCTGCGCCGGCGCCGGGTGCGCGGTCTGCTGTTCGTGGTCCTGCCGGGTACCGCCGTTCTCGCCGGTCTCGGCGCGGCGTTCACTCCGGTCCTGCTGCACTGCGCCTGGATCTACGCACTGGTCGCCACGGCGCTGACGCTGTGGCTGGCCCGGGACGCCTACCGCAATCTGGGACACGGTCTCGACGGCCCGTATCTGGTCGCCCGCTCGGGCACCTTCAGCCGTGACACCGTCGCCCTCCAGCGCGAGGCCATCGCCGCCTGGACGTTCTCGACCTCGCCGTTCACCCGCCGGGCCGGTCTGGTCACGCTCACCGCGGCGGTCGCGGCGGGCGAGGACGGCTACCGCATCCCGGACCTCCCGGCCGCCGACGCCCCCGCCCTCGCCTCGACGGCGGCGCCGGGGATCCTGGACGAGTTCCTGGTGTACCCGGGGGCGGAAGCCCTTCCGGGACAGCGGCTTCCGTAG
- a CDS encoding SsgA family sporulation/cell division regulator translates to MDPVIDQAVQVRLIATTPGPHAVPAVLQYQPADPLAVRMSFPPEISLDGSTVDWAFARELLDEGLRVPAGRGDVRVRPSGPDRTVMEFHADEGIAMVQLQTEDVRRFLVRSYAAVPAGAEPAYLGLERGLAELFGAA, encoded by the coding sequence ATGGACCCCGTCATCGACCAAGCCGTCCAGGTCCGTCTCATCGCCACCACCCCCGGCCCACACGCGGTCCCCGCGGTGCTGCAGTATCAGCCCGCCGACCCGCTGGCGGTGCGGATGTCCTTTCCGCCGGAGATCTCCCTGGACGGCTCGACGGTGGACTGGGCGTTCGCCCGCGAACTGCTCGACGAGGGGCTGCGGGTGCCGGCCGGGCGGGGCGATGTGCGGGTGCGGCCGTCCGGTCCGGACCGCACGGTGATGGAGTTCCACGCGGACGAGGGCATCGCCATGGTCCAGTTGCAGACCGAGGACGTACGGCGGTTCCTCGTCCGCTCCTACGCGGCCGTGCCCGCGGGCGCCGAGCCGGCCTACCTCGGCCTGGAGCGCGGTCTCGCGGAGCTGTTCGGCGCGGCGTGA